In a single window of the Perca flavescens isolate YP-PL-M2 chromosome 18, PFLA_1.0, whole genome shotgun sequence genome:
- the hlx1 gene encoding H2.0-like homeobox protein isoform X1, with the protein MYTAGLNPFYASNVSLWSAYCAGGFAVDTMKKPSFCIADILQAGDGENIPGSSALMLHMGHHHRAQHGHSGSSPLRPSPVAPEPSVYGARVSPTSPYHRHGLQLTSVRTAFNSQQAPPPSSKDLKFGIDRILSTDFDPKGKEKSSLKDLTSIVSSNRQSGIHIPIQPPASQYFSCIDPGMSDASSMMNSLGSSSSRHSGQHQFQDTFPGPYAVLTKDTMPQTYKRKRSWSRAVFSNLQRKGLEKRFEIQKYVTKPDRKQLAAMLGLTDAQVKVWFQNRRMKWRHSKEAQAQKDKDKEQADKSASESGSREPKEPAEESECESEGRSECESDDAPEENSDGLLDISEQTNQTSVIMSGSGPASSAEAAVTVTDTEASQILK; encoded by the exons ATGTACACGGCCGGGCTGAACCCGTTTTACGCGTCAAATGTTAGCCTCTGGTCTGCTTACTGCGCGGGGGGCTTCGCTGTGGATACGATGAAGAAACCCTCGTTTTGCATCGCAGACATTTTGCAGGCTGGAGATGGAGAGAACATCCCGGGATCGTCGGCCCTCATGTTGCATATGGGACACCACCACCGCGCGCAGCACGGGCACTCCGGCAGCTCGCCGCTGCGCCCTTCTCCCGTCGCGCCCGAGCCGTCGGTGTACGGCGCGAGGGTGAGTCCGACGTCTCCTTACCACAGACACGGACTACAGCTCACATCAGTCAGAACTGCATTTAACTCCCAACAAGCTCCCCCGCCTTCAAGCAAAGACCTCAAATTCGGAATTGATCGGATATTGTCGACAGACTTTGAtccaaaaggcaaagaaaagtcGTCATTAAAAG ATCTCACATCCATCGTTAGCTCGAACCGTCAGTCAGGGATCCACATCCCCATTCAGCCTCCGGCCAGCCAGTACTTCTCCTGCATAGACCCCGGGATGAGCGACGCGTCCTCCATGATGAATTCActaggcagcagcagcagcaggcattCAGGCCAGCATCAGTTTCAGGACACCTTCCCAG GTCCGTATGCTGTCCTCACTAAAGACACCATGCCACAGACGTACAAGAGAAAAAGGTCGTGGTCGAGGGCAGTGTTTTCAAACCTGCAGAGGAAAGGACTTGAGAAGAGATttgaaatacagaaatatgTCACCAAGCCGGACAGAAAACAGCTGGCTGCGATGCTCGGGCTGACAGACGCTCAG gtgaAGGTGTGGTTCCAGAACAGACGCATGAAGTGGAGACACTCCAAAGAGGCCCAGGCTCAGAAGGACAAGGACAAGGAGCAGGCGGACAAGAGTGCGTCTGAGTCCGGCAGCAGGGAGCCTAAAGAGCCGGCTGAGGAGTCCGAGTGTGAGAGCGAGGGACGGAGCGAGTGTGAATCCGACGACGCTCCGGAGGAGAACTCGGACGGACTTTTGGACATTTCTGagcaaacaaaccaaaccaGCGTGATCATGAGCGGGAGCGGGCCGGCGAGCAGCGCGGAGGCGGCGGTCACAGTCACAGACACGGAGGCCTCTCAGATACTGAAATGA
- the hlx1 gene encoding H2.0-like homeobox protein isoform X2: MYTAGLNPFYASNVSLWSAYCAGGFAVDTMKKPSFCIADILQAGDGENIPGSSALMLHMGHHHRAQHGHSGSSPLRPSPVAPEPSVYGARVSPTSPYHRHGLQLTSVRTAFNSQQAPPPSSKDLKFGIDRILSTDFDPKGKEKSSLKGPYAVLTKDTMPQTYKRKRSWSRAVFSNLQRKGLEKRFEIQKYVTKPDRKQLAAMLGLTDAQVKVWFQNRRMKWRHSKEAQAQKDKDKEQADKSASESGSREPKEPAEESECESEGRSECESDDAPEENSDGLLDISEQTNQTSVIMSGSGPASSAEAAVTVTDTEASQILK, translated from the exons ATGTACACGGCCGGGCTGAACCCGTTTTACGCGTCAAATGTTAGCCTCTGGTCTGCTTACTGCGCGGGGGGCTTCGCTGTGGATACGATGAAGAAACCCTCGTTTTGCATCGCAGACATTTTGCAGGCTGGAGATGGAGAGAACATCCCGGGATCGTCGGCCCTCATGTTGCATATGGGACACCACCACCGCGCGCAGCACGGGCACTCCGGCAGCTCGCCGCTGCGCCCTTCTCCCGTCGCGCCCGAGCCGTCGGTGTACGGCGCGAGGGTGAGTCCGACGTCTCCTTACCACAGACACGGACTACAGCTCACATCAGTCAGAACTGCATTTAACTCCCAACAAGCTCCCCCGCCTTCAAGCAAAGACCTCAAATTCGGAATTGATCGGATATTGTCGACAGACTTTGAtccaaaaggcaaagaaaagtcGTCATTAAAAG GTCCGTATGCTGTCCTCACTAAAGACACCATGCCACAGACGTACAAGAGAAAAAGGTCGTGGTCGAGGGCAGTGTTTTCAAACCTGCAGAGGAAAGGACTTGAGAAGAGATttgaaatacagaaatatgTCACCAAGCCGGACAGAAAACAGCTGGCTGCGATGCTCGGGCTGACAGACGCTCAG gtgaAGGTGTGGTTCCAGAACAGACGCATGAAGTGGAGACACTCCAAAGAGGCCCAGGCTCAGAAGGACAAGGACAAGGAGCAGGCGGACAAGAGTGCGTCTGAGTCCGGCAGCAGGGAGCCTAAAGAGCCGGCTGAGGAGTCCGAGTGTGAGAGCGAGGGACGGAGCGAGTGTGAATCCGACGACGCTCCGGAGGAGAACTCGGACGGACTTTTGGACATTTCTGagcaaacaaaccaaaccaGCGTGATCATGAGCGGGAGCGGGCCGGCGAGCAGCGCGGAGGCGGCGGTCACAGTCACAGACACGGAGGCCTCTCAGATACTGAAATGA